One stretch of Lucilia cuprina isolate Lc7/37 chromosome 6, ASM2204524v1, whole genome shotgun sequence DNA includes these proteins:
- the LOC111677396 gene encoding grpE protein homolog, mitochondrial, whose product MATKQLINKQNTKLVSLLVANKPWKSCWSSTARCYSNEKSAEKETAQTEQASAANGEDAKKLAENIETLNKEVQELKEKNEELMDKYRRSLADSENLRVRLNKQIADAKIFGIQSFCKDLLEVADILGHATKAVPQDQLTDSNPHLKNLYEGLTMTNASLLQVFKRHGLEPMNPLNEKFNPNMHEALFQKPDSSVEPDTVIEVTKLGYKLHERVIRPALVGVSKS is encoded by the exons ATGGCcacaaaacaattaattaacaaacaaaacactAAATTGGTGTCCCTGCTGGTAGCCAACAAGCCCTGGAAGAG CTGTTGGTCCTCTACCGCCAGATGTTATAGCAATGAAAAATCCGCCGAAAAGGAAACCGCACAAACAGAACAAGCATCTGCTGCCAATGGTGAAGATGCCAAAAAATTGGCTGAAAATATTGAAACCTTAAACAAAGAAGTCCAAGAACTAAAAGAAAAGAATGAGGAATTAATGGACAAATATCGTAGATCCTTGGCCGATAGTGAAAATTTAAGAGTACGTTTGAATAAACAAATAGCCGATGCCAAAATCTTTGGTATACAATCATTCTGTAAAGATTTACTAGAAGTAGCTGACATTTTGGGTCATGCTACTAAAGCCGTGCCTCAAGATCAATTGACGGATAGTAATCctcatttaaagaatttatatgaAGGTTTAACTATGACCAATGCTTCTTTGTTGCAAGTGTTCAAGCGTCATGGTTTGGAACCCATGAATCCCTTGAATGAAAAATTCAATCCTAATATGCATGAAGCATTATTCCAAAAG CCTGATTCATCGGTAGAACCTGATACCGTTATTGAGGTAACAAAATTGGGCTATAAGCTACACGAACGTGTTATACGACCTGCTTTAGTTGGTGTTTCTAAAtcttaa